The following DNA comes from Synechococcus sp. CC9616.
TGAGAGCAGCTGATGCAGCATCGGGTAAAGCCTTTCGGCCATCGCACACACCAGGCAGATCAGTGATTCGGCGTCGATGGGATCCATCGGTTCCCGGCGGGTTGAGCGTCTCAAAGGGTTGTGACACCGCCGCTTCCACAATTCAACGCGGTTCGGGAATCGCTCCTGCAACCCCATCTGTTGGCTGGTCCAGAGCATGGCCTCTCCGCCATTGAGATCAAGGGCTTCGATGGTGAGCAGCAGCAGGTCGAGGCGCTCAACCCCCCTGCGGCTGAGCCGGGAGCCGCTTTGCGATGGAGCTTCAGTCATGGCTGCGATGATGCCAGGGGTCATGCCTCTGCGTCATCAAGCTTTGGACCTTGAGTCTTTTATCCGAGCGATTCCTGATTTTCCCAAGCCCGGAATTCTGTTTCGTGACATATCCCCCCTGCTGAAGTCCCCAGAAGCGTTTGCTGAGGCTTTGCGTCAGCTTGGTGCCATCTGTACCGAGCTGCAGCCCGATCTGATTGTGGGAATTGAGGCGCGAGGCTTTCTTGTTGGTGCAGCTCTTGCCCAGGCCCAAGGTCTGGGATTCGTGCCTGTGCGCAAACCCGGCAAACTTCCCGGCGACGTGATCGGAATCGATTACGCCCTGGAGTACGGCACGGATCGCCTGGAAATCCAGAGTGATGCCCTGACAGACAATCCCTCTGTTCTGATCGTTGACGATCTGCTGGCCACCGGTGGCACGGCAGCAGCGACTGGCGAACTCGTGAAGCGTGCCGGGGGACGCCTGGCCGGATTTTCCTTCCTGATCGAATTGACTGGCCTGCAGGGGCGCCAGGCTCTTCCCGGGGATGTGCCCTGTCAGGCCCTTTTTGGTTATTCCTGAGCGTTTTGCCAGTCGAAAACCTGCTGCAGTTGTTCGAGGCTCAGCAGTCCAAAACTCCAGAGCACGATCGGCAGCGGGGCCTGTTCGAGTTCAGCCTGTCGCAGGCCCAGATTCA
Coding sequences within:
- a CDS encoding DUF3038 domain-containing protein — its product is MTEAPSQSGSRLSRRGVERLDLLLLTIEALDLNGGEAMLWTSQQMGLQERFPNRVELWKRRCHNPLRRSTRREPMDPIDAESLICLVCAMAERLYPMLHQLLSAREPEQLTQQRWGLLDERLRDLIEERMNPRRGAVVRLLDPLQSEGLQRQLVNTLALVAGPGGIDRLRATLLDPTP
- a CDS encoding DUF2949 domain-containing protein; the protein is MVVCSHPQPMPSEALQRFLQRRLGLSTNALNLGLRQAELEQAPLPIVLWSFGLLSLEQLQQVFDWQNAQE
- a CDS encoding adenine phosphoribosyltransferase, whose translation is MPLRHQALDLESFIRAIPDFPKPGILFRDISPLLKSPEAFAEALRQLGAICTELQPDLIVGIEARGFLVGAALAQAQGLGFVPVRKPGKLPGDVIGIDYALEYGTDRLEIQSDALTDNPSVLIVDDLLATGGTAAATGELVKRAGGRLAGFSFLIELTGLQGRQALPGDVPCQALFGYS